From Acidobacteriota bacterium, one genomic window encodes:
- a CDS encoding outer membrane lipoprotein-sorting protein, which yields MKKISFLFFLSFNLIAQDAQEIIKKTEQALRGESSAGEMKMTVVKKNWTRELRFKFWEKGKKKTLVVILEPAKEKGIATLKIDKYIWNYLPSIERTIKLPPSMMSQSWMGSHFSNDDLVRESSLASDYNATLAKLDSEKYYIELIPMTSAVVIWGKIEIEIDKKTFLPLRAVYYDEKGEKIRSIVYSGIKKVGNRSFPFLWSLYPEKTPEEKTEVEILNIKFDISIPDKIFTLRYLKEIEK from the coding sequence AAAAAGACTGAGCAAGCTCTTAGAGGAGAAAGCAGTGCAGGAGAGATGAAGATGACCGTTGTTAAAAAAAATTGGACAAGAGAATTGAGATTTAAATTCTGGGAAAAAGGAAAAAAAAAGACTCTGGTTGTAATTTTAGAGCCCGCTAAGGAAAAAGGAATAGCCACACTGAAAATAGATAAATACATATGGAATTACCTGCCATCGATAGAAAGAACCATAAAACTACCTCCATCTATGATGAGTCAGAGCTGGATGGGCTCACACTTCTCAAACGATGATTTGGTTAGAGAAAGTTCTCTTGCATCAGATTATAATGCAACACTTGCCAAACTGGACTCTGAAAAATATTACATCGAGCTTATTCCAATGACATCTGCGGTAGTTATCTGGGGAAAAATCGAAATTGAAATAGACAAAAAAACCTTTCTTCCATTAAGAGCTGTTTATTATGATGAGAAAGGTGAAAAAATAAGAAGTATTGTCTATTCAGGCATAAAAAAAGTAGGTAATAGAAGCTTCCCTTTTTTATGGTCTCTATATCCTGAGAAAACTCCTGAGGAAAAAACAGAGGTCGAGATTCTTAACATAAAATTTGACATCTCCATTCCTGATAAAATATTCACCCTCAGGTATTTGAAAGAAATTGAGAAATGA